Part of the Cryptosporangium arvum DSM 44712 genome, CCGAGAACGCGTGGGTCCACCGGGCGCCGGCCGGCAGGTACACCGGCCGGGAGCGGGCGCCCGCCTCCAGCACCGGCGCGACGAGCACGTCCGGGCCGAACATCAGCTGGTCGTCGACCTCCCACGCCCGGGCGTCGTCGGGGAAGTCGACGAAGAGCGGACGCATTGCCGGAAGCCCCTCGGACGAGGCCCGATCCAGCTGGGCGTGCAGGTACGGGCGCAGCCGCTCCCGCATGAACATCACGTCCTTGATGATCGGGAAAGCGGTGTCCCCGAACTCCCACACCTCGTTCGGGCCGCCGGTCATGTCCCAGCCGGTCGACATCCGGGGTTCGCGGTTGCCGTGCAGCCGGAACAGCGGGCAGAACGCGCCGTACTGGAACCAGCGGACCATGAGCTCCCGGTACGCCTCGTCGGACGCGTCACCGCCGTGGAAACCGCCGATGTCGGTGGTCCACCACGGGATTCCGGCGATCGCGATCGACAGCCCGGCACGCACCTGGCGGCGCAGCGCGTCCCAGGTCGCGGGGATGTCACCCGACCACACCGCGGCGGCGTACTTCTGCGAGCCGGCCCAGGCCGAGCGGCAGAGCAGCACGGTCTCCGGGTCGTCGGTCGCGGCCATCCCGTCGTAGAACATCCGCGCGGTGTCCCGCGGATACACGTTCACCACCTCCGCGCCCGGGCCCGCGTGCAGCGAGAGGTTCGCCGGATGGCCCGGGTTCAGCTCCGGCTCGCACGCGTCCAGCCACCACACGCGGACGCCGAGGTCGAAGTAGTTCTTCTTCGCCACCGACCACAGGAACTCGCGGGTCGCCGGGTTCGTCGGGTCGTGGAACGTGATCGGCATCGGCACCGGCATGCCCTTGTCCCGGATCGTGGCGTGGAACTCCGCGCCCTGATCGGTGCCGATGAGCATTCCCTCGTCGCGCAGCTTCGGATAGTTCTCCGACAGCGGCGAGATCGTCGGCCAGATCGACACCATCAGCCGGACCCCGAGCTCGTCGAGTTCGGACATCATCGCCGCCGGGTCCGGGTACTCCTCCGGGTCGAACTTGTAGTCGCCCATCGCCGTCCAGTGGAAGAAGTCGCTGACGATCACCTCCAGCGGCAGCCCCCGGCGCTTGTGTTCGCGCGCGACCTCGAGGAGCTCTTCCTGGTTGCGGTAGCGCAGCTTGCACTGCCAGAACCCCGACGCCCACGACGGCAGCTTCGGCGCGTGGCCGGTGGCGTCGGCGTACCGGGACAGGATCGAGGCCGGGGAACCCACCGTGATCCAGTAGTCGATGGCCCGCGCCTGGGTCGCCGTCCACCGGGTCACGTTGTCGGCGAACTCCACCCGCCCGACCGCCGGGTTGTTCCAGAGGAAACCGTAGCCGCGGTTGCTCAGCACGAACGGGATCGACACCTCGGCGTTGCGCTGCACCAGGTCGAGCGCGAGTCCCTTGTGGTCGAGCCGGCCGTGGGTGCGCTGCCCCATCCCGTAGAGCCGCTCGCCGGGGTAGGCCTTGAACTGCTGGTGCAGCTCGCCGGCGCCCGACCGGTTGCCGTAGTGCACCCGCGCGCCCGGCCACCAGAAGTGTTCGCGCTCCTCGGCGAGCAGTTCCTCGCCGGTCGAGGTCCGCACGAAACGCACGAGCGGGAACGGGTACCCGTCGTCCTCCGGCAGCTCGACGAGGACGGTCAGCTCGCCGTTGACCAGCTTCCCGTCCTCGACGGTGACCGGGCCGGATTCCGGGCGGTCCTGCAGCGCCCCGACGTCGGACGCCGGGATCTGCTCGCGCGCGGACCGGACCCGCACGCTGTCGGTTCCCCATGGCTCGATCCGGAGTACTTCGTGTTGAAAGCGGACTTCCAAGGCGTCCATGGCTTATCTCCTACTTGAGCGAGCCGGCGGTGGTACCGGCGGCGACGTACCGCTGCGCGACCACGAGCAGCACGACCGCGGGGATCGACGCGAGGACCGCGGTGGCCATCACCGAACTCCAGTCCTTCACGAAACTTCCGACGTACGTGTACAGACCGAGCGTCACCGGCCGGACGTCCTCGGTCGTGGTGAGCGTGAGGGCGAACAGGAAGTCGCCCCAGGTGAACAGGAACGTGAAGAGCGCACCGGTGACCAGCGCGTTGCGGCTCATCGGCAGCACGATCGACCGGAACGTCCGCACCGGACCGGCGCCGTCGACCCACGCGGCCTCGATCACCTCGCGCGGCAGCGCGCCCATGAACGCGCGCAGGATGAGCATCGCGAACGGGATACCGGCGGTGGAGTCCGCGAGGATCAGGCCGAGGTACGAGTTCAGCAGGCCCAGGTCGTTGTACGCGGTGTAGAGCGCGTTGGCGACGACGATGCCCGGCACCATCTGGCTGAGCAGCACACCGAGCAGCACGACCCCGGCCCCGCGGACGCGGAAGTGGGCCAGCGCGTAGGCCGCCGGTGTCGCGATCAGCAGGCTGAGCACGACGCTGCCCACCGAGATGATCAGGCTGGTCATCAAGTGACCGCCCTGGTCACGGAACGCTTTGGTGTAGCCGGAGAAGTCGAGCTCCACCGGCACCCACGGTGTGAACGCCGCCCCGCTCGACGGCTGCAGCGAGACGTTGACCATCCAGTAGATCGGGAACAGCACCACGGCCAGGATGAGCACCCCGCCGGCCGTCCAGCCCCAGCCCTTCATGCTTCCCTCCGGGCCGAGCGCAGGTAGACGAACGCGAACACCAGCGAGATCACGATCAGGATGTTGCCCAGCGCCGCTCCCTGGCCGAAGTCGAACTCGACGAACGACAGCTGGTAGGACTGCGTGGCAAGCGTCTGGGTGGCGTTCGCCGGGCCACCCCGGGTGAGGCCGAGGATCAGGTCGAGCACCTTGATCGTGTAGACCAGCCCGAGCACCAGGACGACGTTCACCACCGGTCTCAGCAGCGGCCAGGTGACGTACCGGAACGCCCGCCAGCCGGTGGCCCCGTCGAGCGCCGCCGCCTCGTAGAGATCGGGCGGGATGTCCTGCAGCCCGCCGTACAGGATCGTCGTGTTGAACGGGATCCCGATCCAGATGTTGACGATGATGCACGCGATCAGCGCGAGCGACGTGCTCGTCAACCAGCCCGGGCTACCGGGGATCACCCGGTTCAGCGCCCCGTTGTCCTGATCGAGGATCCAGCGCCAGATGGCGCTCGCCACGATCAGCGGGATCAGCCAGGGCAGCAGGATCAGTGACCGCAGCAGCCCCGACAGCGGGAACCGCCGCCGGAAGTACAGCGCGATCCCCAGGCCGAGCACGAACTGCCCGGCGATCGAGGCCACCGTGAACACGGCGGTGTTGAGCAGCGCCTTGCCGAAGACCGACGAGCCGATCACCGCGCTGTAGTTCGCGAACCCCACCCACGGTGCCTCGCCGGTGTAGAACGTCGAGGTCGTGTACTCCTGGAAGCCCATCGTGAGGTTCTTGACGATCGGGTACCCGAAGAACAGCACGAGGTAGGCCACCGCCGGCACCAGGAACAGGATTTCCAGTGCCCGGTGCCGGCGACGTGAATCAACCATTCTGTGCGTCCTGCAGCGCCTTCTGCGGTGTCGCGCCGCCGGTCAGCGCGGCCTGGACGGCGGTGTAGATCTTCGTCGCGGCCTTCGGCCAGTCCGCGCCGAGCTCACCGGTGCGGGCGCGGGCGTCCTTCACCAGCGTGCTGAACGCCTTCATGCTCGGCACCTCGGTGACGAACTTGTCCTGCAGCGACGTCTTCGTCGGGACCGTCTGCCGCTCCTTGGCCAGCAGCAGCTGGTTCTCGTCGCTGTTGAGGCACTCGACGATCTTCGCGGCGTTCTTCTGCTTGTCCTTGTTGCCGGTGTTCGGGATCGTCCAGGTCTCGCCGCCGAGCGGGGCGACCGCGGTGCCACCGGCCTTCGGCGCCGGGATCGGCACCACGTCGTAGTGCAGCTTCGTGTCCTCGTTGAGCACCGGGAACTGCCAGGGGCCGTTGACCATCATCGCGGCGTTCCCGGCCTTGAACTGGTCGTTGACGTCGGCCTGGGTCCAGTTCAGCACCGACTTGGAGGCGGACCCGTCCTTGACCAGGTCGACCCAGAGCTGCAGGGCCGCCGCGGTCTCGGGCGTGGCGATGTTCTTCTCGTCCCCGCCGTTCGACCACATGAACGGCAGGAACTGCCAGGTGCCCTCGTAGTTGGCGGGCGCGGAGAACCCGATGCCGTACTGCTTGCCCTTGGTGAGCTTCTTGGCCGCGGCACGCAGCTCTTCCCAGGTCGTCGGCGGCTGCACGCCGGCCGCGGCCAGGATGTCCTTGTTGTAGAACAGCCCGATCGTGTTCGTGACCGGCTGCAGGCCGTAGAGCTTGTCCTTGTAGGTCGAGGCCGCGACGACGCCCGGCACGTAGCCGTCGGCCTTCAGGTCGTAGTCGCTGAGCGGGGAGAGCGCACCGGTCGCCGCGATCTGCTGCAGGTCGGGGTTGTCGAGCATCAGGACGTCCGGCAGCGTCCGGGAGGAGCTCTGCTGCAGCACCTTCTGGATGAGCGTGTCGCCGGGCACGGCCTCGCGCTGGATCGTCACCTTGTTCTCGGCGGCGCAGGCGTTCAGCACCTTGGTGTAAACGGCTTTGTCGGGTTCGTTGTTGTAGTAGTCGAGGACGCGTAACTTCGTCGGGTCTCCGCCCGAGTCGCTCCCTCCGCCGCCGCACCCGGCGAGTGCGAGCGGGAGCGCCAGAGCCAGTGCGGCTGCGGCGCGAACCATCGATCGACGCTGATCCATGAGCTGGGGTCCTTCCGAGATGGGGGTTGATCGTCGATACGTATCGATGAACGGCACGTGGAGTGCCCCGACCGGGGGAAGAGCTACGGGCCGGGCAGTACCGTCTGTCGTCGGGTGAGTTGCGGGGTGATCAAGTCGATCAGGGGCGGTGCGGTCCGGTCCTCGAGCAGGCGGAACAGTGTCTGCATCGCCCGCCGGGAGACGTCCCGCGGTTCCAGCGAGACGTTCGTGACCGGCGGCTCGCCCTCGGCGGCCGCGGCGTCGGTGAGCAGGCCGATCACCGACAGGTCCCGTCCGGGCACCAGACCGCGGGCGTTGAGCGCGTGCAGCAGCGGCTGAACGGTGTTCGACGCCGGCACGACGACGCCCAGCCGCCGGGCGTCGATCGCGGCCAGCCGTGCCGCGGCGTCCCCCGCGGCTTCCCGGCCCCATTCGACCGGCGCGATGATCTCCAGCGGCAGGCCGTGGCCCGCGGCCGCCGACCGGGCGGCGTCGGCGAAGCGCCGGACGTAGTTGAGGTCGCGGAGCACGATGTCGGCCGGGTGACCGATCAGCGCCAGCCGATCGTGGCCGGTCGCGGCGAGCTCGCCGACCGCGAGCCGGGCGGCTTCGGCGAAGTCGAGATCGACGCAGTGCATGCCGTGCGGGTCGGCCGGGACGCCGATCAGGATCACCGGCGTGCGGACGTTCGCCGCCACCGCGAGCCGGTCGTCGACGGTCTGCAGGTCCATCAGGATGATCGCGTCGCACAGCGACCGGCCGGCCAGCCGCCGGATGCCGGCCGAGCCCTCGTCCGCGGTCACGAGCAGCACGTCGTGGTCGCGGGCGCGGGCGGCACCCGCGATCGTCTCGATGAACGGCAGCAGGCCGGTGGTGTCGACGCCCACCCCGAACGGCACCACCAGCCCGACGACCTTCGTCCGCTGGCTGGCGAGGGCGCGGGCACCGGCGTTCGGCTCGTAGGTGAGGCGGTCGATCGCGTCGAGTACGCGGCGCCGGGTCTCCTCGGAGATCGGGCGCTTGCCGCTCATCACGTAGGAGACCGTGCTCTGCGAGACACCGGCGAGGCGGGCGACGTCCTTGCTCGTGAACGTGGCCACCGCGCCCTCCCACCTGTATCGATGCGTATCGATGGCGGCGAGGTTAAGCGCTCCCGCGGCGTCCGCGCAAGGGTCGAGTTTCAGGACCGCTCGTCCGGGCGCCCGACGATACGGACGACGCGGACGATCGGACCGACCTCCAAGGTGGCCACGTTGCCCCACTCGACGACCAGATCACCGTCGGCGGTGGAGTACTGGAGACGCCCGCCGCGGTGGAGATCCTGACCGAACCGGCGCAGCGCGTCCTGGGGCGAACGCGCCACCACTCGAACAATTCGGGCAGTACCGTCAATCGCGACCCGTACCCAGAATTCACGCGCCGGTTCCGGACTGTTTTCTGACGGGCGTTCGCGCTGCATAGGGGCACAGTATCGAACTCTCGTTCGAAAGTTCGTGCGGGTGGTACCGGCGCGCCCGCCGGGATGATCGAGGTGTCTGAGTAGGTCGGGACACCGAGTAATCAGACGGGGTCGCGAGCCGATTCACTCACGTTCCTTCGGGAGGTGATCCCTACTTACTTGGCGTCAGCCCGTGCTTTTCTGACAACTACTCTTCAGAATTGAATATGCACCCTCAGCGACGAGGGTCGGGGCGTGGAAGTTCTACTGGTCCGTGGCGACGGGATCGGAGACAAAGTCATGGGTCGTTACGTCAAGAAGCGCGGGGACGACGCGGAGACGCAGTACTGGTACCCGGGCGAGAAGGTCGACTGGATGCAGGGCGCGATCGCCATCGGCGGCGGCGTGATCGCGGGGGTGGCGATCCGGCTCGTCACCGACAGCACCATGTGGGGTGCCGCGGTCGGGTTCTCGGTGACCGCCGGGCTCGCCGGCATGTACCTCGGCCGACGCGACGCCCGGGCGCTCGCCGTGACCGACACGACCCGATTGTCGGGCTTGGTGCTGATCGGGATGGCGTTCCTCCGTGCCCTGGCCAAGGGGTCGGGTGCGGCGCTGGCCGCGATCGTCATCTCCAGGGCGGCGACGCCGGGGATCTGGACCGAGTGGCTCCTGCCGCTGGTGCCGGCGGTGATCGGCGCGGTGGCCCACCACCTCGGCATGTTCTACGAGAACCTGGAGAAGGCGTCGCAGGTCCAGGTCAAGGCGTCGGAGTCGGAGCTGGCGAAGTTCGCGGCCGAGATGCGCAAGGCCAAGGAGACCCAGGCCGCCGCTCCGCCGGTCGAGACCCCGACCGAGGCGCTGCCGCCGGTTCCCGAGCGTCAGGACATCCCGGCCGCGTCCCTGCCCGGCGAGGTCGACGACAAGCCGCGGTGGCCGCAGCGGGCCGGCACGGAGAGCACCGGGTTCCACTCGGAGAGCGGCGCGGTGTTTTCCCGGCGTCGGCCCGCCGACGCACGCTAGTTTTTGCTCGAAAGTTTTTGCACACTCGGTGAATGCGCTGGTGGGGTGCCCGTGACGGCTGGCTGACGAGAGCCCGCCGCGACGGCGCCTACCAGCGCTTCGTCGATCGCACCGACGACGTGATGCTCGGGCTCTCGGTGGTGTTCGTCGTCGTGCTGGTCTGGCCGGTGCTCGACCAAGGCCTCTCGGCGTCGGCGCGGGAGTGGTTCCACTGGGCCGACGTCACGATCTGGGTCATTTTTGTCGTCGAGTACACGACCCGCTTCGTCCTGGCGCCCGAACGCGCGCGATTCGTCCGGGATCATCTGCCTGACCTCGTCGTCGTCCTCATTCCGCCGCTGCGTGGTCTGCGCATCGTCGCGGTGCTGCCGCGGCTGCTGGGGCTCGTCAGCATGGTCGGGCGTCTCTCTCGGCAGAGCCTGGCCGTGCGGACCGGCACCTACACCGCGATCCTGGCGATCGGCGTGCTGTTCGCGGGGGCGGTGACCGTCTACGGCGCCGAGCGCGACCACCCCGACGCGAACATCCGCACGTTCCCGGACGCCGTCTGGTGGGCGATGACCACGATGACGACCGTCGGGTACGGGGACCGGTTCCCGGTGACCGCTCAGGGCCGGGCGATGGCCGCCGTCCTGATGCTGGCCGGCATCGCGATCCTCGGCATCGTGACTGCGAGCATCGCGGCCTGGTTCATCGGGCAGTTCACGGCGGTCGCCTCCGCGGTCGAGGAGGAGGTCGATCGGGACGTCGAGATCCTCTCCGCGGTGAGAGAACTGTCTCAGCGGTTGGAGCGTTTAGAGAGTCGACTTGACGACGTGGTGGGTCGGGTTGACGACACGCGACACGCCGAAAAGGGCAGAACCGGTACAGAACCGGCTCTGACACGCGATGATCTAGGCATCTGACCGGGCAGAACGGCTTGGCACGACACCCGCCCCGAGGGCATCATGAGTGTCGACCTATCGATGGACGAGAGCGTTGGGGAAGGCGTACCTCGTTCCTTCGGGAGGTCTCCGGTGTCAGCACGTGGCGTTTTGTACGTCCACTCCTGCCCGCCTGCGGTGTGCCCGCATGTGGAGTGGGCTGTCGCACGGGTCCTTGGCGTGCCCGTGAATCTCAAGTGGACGGCACAACACGCCGATCCTACGACCCTGCGTACCGAGTCCCAGTGGACCGGTAGCCCGGGGACGGCGGGTGAGATCGCCACGGCGCTGCGCGCTTGGCCGATGACTCGTTTCGAGATCACCGAGGAACCCAGCCCCGGCGTCGACGGGGAGCGCATCATGCACGTCCCCGGGCGGGGGGTGCACCGCAGCACGATGAGCGCCAACGGCGACATCATGGTGTCCGAGGACCGCCTGCGCAGCCTGCTGGCCACCGCGGCCGGCCCGGACGCGCTCGCGCACGGCCTGGAGAAGCTCCTGGCCGCCGAGTGGGACATCGAACTCGAGCCGTACCGGCACGCGGGAGACGGCGCCCCGGTCACCTGGCTGCACCGGACAGGCTGAGTACGGTGGGGCAGTGGCCCGTCACGCTCGGATTGCCCCCAGCCGGTTCGACCGTCCCGGGGGTGGATCCCGGCGACCGCTGTTCCTCGCGATCGCCGGGGTCGTCGTCATCGGGCTCGTGGTCGGCGGCGTGTGGGTGACGCGTGAGCGGCCGTCGTCGCCGTCACCGGACGGCACCTCGGCGCCCGCCCCGTCGGGAGACACCGCCGCCCAGGCGCGGGCCATCGCCTCGAAGCTCGAGGACGTCGACTTAGTCGGGCAGATGCTCATGCCGTTCGTCTACGGCGACGACCCGGACGAGGTCAGCGCCTCCACGCGCGAGCTGAACCAGGCCCGCACCGGAGCCGGGACACCCGCCGAGATCATCACGAAGTACCGGCTCGGCGGCGTGATCCTGGTCCGCAGGGCCTCCGACGACCCGACGGCGCCCACGAACCCCGCGTCGAACATCGGCTCGCCGGCCCAGGTACGCAAACTCACCGACGGGCTGCAGAAGACCGCCGCCGAGCTGCCCGCCGGCGTCCCGCTGATGATCGGCGTCGACCAGGAGCACGGCACCGTGACCCGGATCCGCGACGGGGTCACCCGGCTGCCCACCGCGATGGCGTTCGGCGCCGCCGACGACCCGGCGCTGACCGAGCAGGCCGCCGCCGTGTCCGGCTCGGAACTCGCGGCGCTCGGCATCGACGTCGACTTCGCGCCGGACGCGGACGTGATCGGCGGTCCGGGCAACACGGTGATCGGTTCCCGGTCGTTCGGCGCCGACCCGGGGCTGGTGAGCCGCCACGTCGTGGCCTCCGTTCGCGGGTACCAGAAGGCGGGCGTGGCCACCGCGCTCAAGCACTTCCCCGGCCACGGCCACACCGACGTCGACAGCCACGAGGCGATCCCGGTGCTGGGGCAGGACCGGTCCGCGCTCGACCAGGACGACCTGGCGCCGTTCAAGGCCGGTATCGACGCCGGGAGCCGGATCGTGATGTCCGGCCACCTGGACGTCGAGGCGATCGATCCCGGCACCCCCGCCTCGCTGAGCCACAAGGTGCTCACCGACCTGCTCCGCGGCGAACTGGGGTTCACCGGGATGGTGGTCACCGACGGGTTGGACATGAAGGCGCTCACCGACAGGTACCCGGCCGGTGAGGTGGCCGTGCGTGCGGTGCTGGCCGGCAACGACCTGCTGCTGCTCCCGCCCGACGTGAAGGGGGCCCAGCAGGCGCTGCTGGGGGCGCTGAAGTCCGGGCGGCTGCCCCGGGAGCGGGCGGTGGAGGCCGTGACGCGTGTCCTCACGGTCAAGCTCGCGTCGCGGCCGGCCGCGCCGGGGCTGGACTCGCTGAAGTCGGCCCAGCACGTGTCGGCGGTGGAGCGGGCCTCGGCGGCCGCGATCACCGTGCTGCGCGGCAAGTGCTCCGGGCCGCTGGTGCGAGGCCCGGTGACGATCACGGGCGGGTCGTCCGAGGCCCGGGCGTTCCTGACCGCGGCGTTGGACCGGGTCGGGGTGAAGATCGGCGCCGGTGGGGACTCGATCCACCTGGCGGGATACCTGGACACGGCCGCGGACCTCCGCCCCGCGTCGGTGACGGTGGCCACGGACACGCCGTACGTGCTGGCGTCGGCGAAGTCCCCGACGCTGCTGGCCACGTACGGGACCGTGGAGTCCTCGATGAAGGCGCTGGCGAACGTCCTGGTGGGCCGGGCCAAGGCTCCAGGAAAAGCACCCGTACCCGTGAGTGGCCTCCCCCGCTCGGCCTGCTCGTAAGACCGTCCTCGGCGCGGACCCGCCCCGCTGTGACCCCGGAAACACGTCGGGCCCGATCCCCACGAGGAGGACCGGGCCCGAGCGGGCAGAACTCAGAGCTCGCGGAACGCCAGCGCCACGTTGTGGCCGCCGAAGCCGAACGAGTCGTTGATCGCCGCGGTGATCTTCATCTTCCGCGCCGTGTTCGCGGCGATGTCCAGGCACACGCCGTCGTCCGGGTTCTCCAGGTTGATGGTCGGCGGTACGACGCCGTCCCGGATCGCCAGCACGGTCGCGATCGCCTCCACCGCTCCGGCCGCGCCGAGCAGGTGCCCGGTCATCGACTTGGTCGCGGTGACGACCGGGTGGTCGCCGATCGCCTTCTGCAGCGCGATCAGCTCACCCATGTCGCCGGCGGGCGTCGACGTGGAGTGGCCGTTGACGTGCTGGATGTCGGCGCCGGTGAGGCCACCGTCGGCCAGGGCCTCCGCGACGGCCCGGGCCTGACCCGACCCCGAGGGGTCCGGCTGCACGATGTCGTACCCGTCGGCCGTGATGCCGGCGCCGGCCAGTACCGCGTACCCGGAGCGGCCCCGGGCCCGGGCGTGTTCGGCCCGCTCGAGCACGACCATGCCGCCGCCCTCACCCAGGACGAACCCGTCCCGGGCCTTGTCGAACGGACGCGAGGCGCGCTCGGGTTCGTCGTTGCGCGTCGACATCGCGCGCATGGCGCCGAAGCCGGCCATCGGCAGCGGGTGGATGCAGGCTTCCGCGCCACCGGCCAGCACGACGTCCGCCTTGCCGGTGCGGATCAGCTCCAGGCCGATGGCGATCGCCTCGGCGCCGGTCGCACACGCGGAGACCGGTGCGCGCACGGCGGCCTTCGCGCCGACCTCGAGCCCGACCACAGCAGCGGGCCCGTTCGGCATCAGCATCGGGATGGTGAGCGGGGAGACCCGACGGGGGCCCTTTTCACGCAGCACGTCCCACTGGCCGAGCAGCGTCAGCGCGCCGCCGATACCGGAGCCGACCACGACGGCCAACCGCTCCGGGTCGACGTCGGGGGAACCCGCGTCGGACCAGGCCTCGCGCGCGGCCACGACGGCCACCTGCTGCACGCGGTCCATGCGGCGCGCCTTGACGCGCTCGATGATCTCGGTGGGCTCGACCGCCAGCTTGGCGGCGATCCGCACCGGTAGGTCGGTGGCCCAGTCGTCGGTCAGGGCCGCGACGCCGGACTTGCCGTCCAGCATCGCCTGCCAGGTGGTGGAGACGTCGCCACCGAGCGGGGTGGTGGCACCCAGCCCGGTGACGAGCACCTCGACGTTCGCCCCGGCGCCGGTGGGCGCCGAGGCGGCGGAAACCGCCTGAGCGGCGGAGACCTCAGCGGAGGGGCGCTCGGTCATTCGATCAGGCCTGCGCCTGGGAGATGTAAGCCACCGCGTCGCCGACGGTCTTCAGACCCTGGACGTCGTCGTCCGGGATCTTGACGCCGAACTTCTCCTCCGCGGCCACCACGACCTCGACCATGGACAGCGAGTCCACGTCCAGGTCGTCGGTGAACGACTTGTCGTCGGCGACGTCGTCCTTCTGGACGTCGGCGATCTCCTCGAGGATCTCAGCCAGACCGGCGCGGATCTCGTCGTTGCTGCTCACTGTTGACGCATTCCTCTCTGTGGTGAGACGGCTCAGGGGATGGTAATGACCTGGCCGGCGTACGTGAGACCCCCACCGAAGCCGAACAGCAGGGCCGGGCCGCCGGAGGGCAGCTCACCCCGCTCGACCAGCTTGGAGAGGGCCAGTGGGATCGAGGCCGACGACGTGTTGCCGGACTCGACGATGTCCCGGGCGATCACCGCGTTCGTCGCCCCGAGGCGCTTGGCGATGTGATCGATGATGCGGACGTTGGCCTGGTGCGGAACGAACGCTACCAACTCGGTCGGGTCGATGCCCGCGCGCTCGCAGGCCAGCCGGGCGAACGGGGCCAGCGCGGTGGTGGCCCAGCGGAAGACCGCCTGGCCCTCCTGCCGGATGTAACCCCCGTCGTCGATGTGGAGCACGTCACCGCGCGGACCGTCACTGCCCCA contains:
- a CDS encoding glycoside hydrolase family 31 protein; its protein translation is MDALEVRFQHEVLRIEPWGTDSVRVRSAREQIPASDVGALQDRPESGPVTVEDGKLVNGELTVLVELPEDDGYPFPLVRFVRTSTGEELLAEEREHFWWPGARVHYGNRSGAGELHQQFKAYPGERLYGMGQRTHGRLDHKGLALDLVQRNAEVSIPFVLSNRGYGFLWNNPAVGRVEFADNVTRWTATQARAIDYWITVGSPASILSRYADATGHAPKLPSWASGFWQCKLRYRNQEELLEVAREHKRRGLPLEVIVSDFFHWTAMGDYKFDPEEYPDPAAMMSELDELGVRLMVSIWPTISPLSENYPKLRDEGMLIGTDQGAEFHATIRDKGMPVPMPITFHDPTNPATREFLWSVAKKNYFDLGVRVWWLDACEPELNPGHPANLSLHAGPGAEVVNVYPRDTARMFYDGMAATDDPETVLLCRSAWAGSQKYAAAVWSGDIPATWDALRRQVRAGLSIAIAGIPWWTTDIGGFHGGDASDEAYRELMVRWFQYGAFCPLFRLHGNREPRMSTGWDMTGGPNEVWEFGDTAFPIIKDVMFMRERLRPYLHAQLDRASSEGLPAMRPLFVDFPDDARAWEVDDQLMFGPDVLVAPVLEAGARSRPVYLPAGARWTHAFSGEVFEGGTTIEADAPLEQIPVYLRDGADVPVAG
- a CDS encoding carbohydrate ABC transporter permease, giving the protein MKGWGWTAGGVLILAVVLFPIYWMVNVSLQPSSGAAFTPWVPVELDFSGYTKAFRDQGGHLMTSLIISVGSVVLSLLIATPAAYALAHFRVRGAGVVLLGVLLSQMVPGIVVANALYTAYNDLGLLNSYLGLILADSTAGIPFAMLILRAFMGALPREVIEAAWVDGAGPVRTFRSIVLPMSRNALVTGALFTFLFTWGDFLFALTLTTTEDVRPVTLGLYTYVGSFVKDWSSVMATAVLASIPAVVLLVVAQRYVAAGTTAGSLK
- a CDS encoding carbohydrate ABC transporter permease, with product MVDSRRRHRALEILFLVPAVAYLVLFFGYPIVKNLTMGFQEYTTSTFYTGEAPWVGFANYSAVIGSSVFGKALLNTAVFTVASIAGQFVLGLGIALYFRRRFPLSGLLRSLILLPWLIPLIVASAIWRWILDQDNGALNRVIPGSPGWLTSTSLALIACIIVNIWIGIPFNTTILYGGLQDIPPDLYEAAALDGATGWRAFRYVTWPLLRPVVNVVLVLGLVYTIKVLDLILGLTRGGPANATQTLATQSYQLSFVEFDFGQGAALGNILIVISLVFAFVYLRSARREA
- a CDS encoding sugar ABC transporter substrate-binding protein, whose translation is MVRAAAALALALPLALAGCGGGGSDSGGDPTKLRVLDYYNNEPDKAVYTKVLNACAAENKVTIQREAVPGDTLIQKVLQQSSSRTLPDVLMLDNPDLQQIAATGALSPLSDYDLKADGYVPGVVAASTYKDKLYGLQPVTNTIGLFYNKDILAAAGVQPPTTWEELRAAAKKLTKGKQYGIGFSAPANYEGTWQFLPFMWSNGGDEKNIATPETAAALQLWVDLVKDGSASKSVLNWTQADVNDQFKAGNAAMMVNGPWQFPVLNEDTKLHYDVVPIPAPKAGGTAVAPLGGETWTIPNTGNKDKQKNAAKIVECLNSDENQLLLAKERQTVPTKTSLQDKFVTEVPSMKAFSTLVKDARARTGELGADWPKAATKIYTAVQAALTGGATPQKALQDAQNG
- a CDS encoding LacI family DNA-binding transcriptional regulator; this encodes MATFTSKDVARLAGVSQSTVSYVMSGKRPISEETRRRVLDAIDRLTYEPNAGARALASQRTKVVGLVVPFGVGVDTTGLLPFIETIAGAARARDHDVLLVTADEGSAGIRRLAGRSLCDAIILMDLQTVDDRLAVAANVRTPVILIGVPADPHGMHCVDLDFAEAARLAVGELAATGHDRLALIGHPADIVLRDLNYVRRFADAARSAAAGHGLPLEIIAPVEWGREAAGDAAARLAAIDARRLGVVVPASNTVQPLLHALNARGLVPGRDLSVIGLLTDAAAAEGEPPVTNVSLEPRDVSRRAMQTLFRLLEDRTAPPLIDLITPQLTRRQTVLPGP
- a CDS encoding potassium channel family protein, giving the protein MRWWGARDGWLTRARRDGAYQRFVDRTDDVMLGLSVVFVVVLVWPVLDQGLSASAREWFHWADVTIWVIFVVEYTTRFVLAPERARFVRDHLPDLVVVLIPPLRGLRIVAVLPRLLGLVSMVGRLSRQSLAVRTGTYTAILAIGVLFAGAVTVYGAERDHPDANIRTFPDAVWWAMTTMTTVGYGDRFPVTAQGRAMAAVLMLAGIAILGIVTASIAAWFIGQFTAVASAVEEEVDRDVEILSAVRELSQRLERLESRLDDVVGRVDDTRHAEKGRTGTEPALTRDDLGI
- a CDS encoding DUF3145 domain-containing protein encodes the protein MSARGVLYVHSCPPAVCPHVEWAVARVLGVPVNLKWTAQHADPTTLRTESQWTGSPGTAGEIATALRAWPMTRFEITEEPSPGVDGERIMHVPGRGVHRSTMSANGDIMVSEDRLRSLLATAAGPDALAHGLEKLLAAEWDIELEPYRHAGDGAPVTWLHRTG
- a CDS encoding glycoside hydrolase family 3 protein, encoding MARHARIAPSRFDRPGGGSRRPLFLAIAGVVVIGLVVGGVWVTRERPSSPSPDGTSAPAPSGDTAAQARAIASKLEDVDLVGQMLMPFVYGDDPDEVSASTRELNQARTGAGTPAEIITKYRLGGVILVRRASDDPTAPTNPASNIGSPAQVRKLTDGLQKTAAELPAGVPLMIGVDQEHGTVTRIRDGVTRLPTAMAFGAADDPALTEQAAAVSGSELAALGIDVDFAPDADVIGGPGNTVIGSRSFGADPGLVSRHVVASVRGYQKAGVATALKHFPGHGHTDVDSHEAIPVLGQDRSALDQDDLAPFKAGIDAGSRIVMSGHLDVEAIDPGTPASLSHKVLTDLLRGELGFTGMVVTDGLDMKALTDRYPAGEVAVRAVLAGNDLLLLPPDVKGAQQALLGALKSGRLPRERAVEAVTRVLTVKLASRPAAPGLDSLKSAQHVSAVERASAAAITVLRGKCSGPLVRGPVTITGGSSEARAFLTAALDRVGVKIGAGGDSIHLAGYLDTAADLRPASVTVATDTPYVLASAKSPTLLATYGTVESSMKALANVLVGRAKAPGKAPVPVSGLPRSACS